One window of the Zea mays cultivar B73 chromosome 3, Zm-B73-REFERENCE-NAM-5.0, whole genome shotgun sequence genome contains the following:
- the LOC100193471 gene encoding CBL-interacting protein kinase 8 isoform X3, protein MVGGGGGGPLRRVGKYEVGRTIGEGTFAKVKFAQNTETGESVAMKVLDRSSILKNKMAEQIRHGRLSEADARRYFQQLIDGVDFCHKKGVYHRDLKPENLLLDSQGNLKISDFGLSAWPAQGSFLLRTTCGTPNYVAPEVLSHKGYNGALADTWSCGVILYVLLAGYLPFDEVDLTTLYGKIESAEYSFPAWFSGGAKSLIRRILDPNPETRIRIEEIRSDEWFQKNYEPIKEIENEEVNLDDVNAAFDDPEDDNEDAFEDETGPLTLNAFDLIILSQGLNLAALFDRRQDCDKLQNRFLSRNPAKVILSSMEVVAQSMGFKTHIRNYKMRVEGLNADKTSHLSVMVEVFEVAPSIFMVELQRAAGDTSEYNTFVNNYCGKLDDIIWKFPTEKGKSRIPRLSKSHS, encoded by the exons atggtgggcggtggcggcggcgggccGCTGCGGCGGGTGGGCAAGTACGAGGTGGGACGCACCATCGGGGAAGGCACCTTCGCCAAGGTCAAGTTCGCGCAGAACACCGAGACCGGGGAGAGCGTCGCCATGAAGGTGCTCGACCGCTCCTCCATCCTCAAGAACAAGATGGCCGAACAG ATTCGTCATGGGAGACTCAGTGAAGCAGATGCCCGCAGATACTTTCAGCAGCTTATTGATGGTGTTGATTTTTGTCACAAGAAAGGAGTCTACCATCGAGACTTAAAG CCTGAAAATCTCCTCCTTGATTCCCAAGGCAATCTTAAAATTTCAGACTTTGGACTGAGTGCATGGCCTGCTCAG GGATCTTTCCTTCTACGTACAACCTGTGGGACTCCGAACTATGTTGCCCCAGAG GTTCTCAGTCATAAGGGATATAATGGCGCACTTGCTGATACATGGTCATGTGGAGTAATTTTATATGTATTGTTAGCAGGTTATCTTCCATTTGATGAAGTGGACCTGACTACCCTTTATGGAAAG ATTGAGAGTGCAGAATATTCATTCCCAGCCTGGTTTTCAGGTGGTGCAAAATCACTGATTCGTAGAATTCTTGACCCAAATCCAGAGACA CGAATCAGGATAGAAGAGATCAGAAGCGATGAATGGTTTCAGAAAAATTATGAACCTATCAAAGAaatagaaaatgaggaagtcaatCTCGATGATGTCAATGCAGCTTTTGATGATCCTGAG GACGATAATGAGGATGCTTTCGAAGATGAAACAGGTCCTCTAACACTTAATGCATTCGACCTAATCATTCTTTCGCAAGGATTGAATCTTGCAGCGCTCTTTGACCGCAGACAG GACTGTGACAAGCTTCAAAATAGATTCTTATCACGCAATCCAGCAAAGGTTATCTTGTCAAGCATGGAGGTTGTTGCGCAATCAATGGGATTTAAGACACACATTCGCAATTATAAG ATGAGGGTGGAAGGTCTAAATGCCGACAAGACTAGTCATCTCTCAGTTATGGTTGAA GTTTTCGAAGTTGCTCCATCAATCTTCATGGTAGAACTACAAAGAGCAGCAGGAGATACTTCAGAGTATAACACG
- the LOC100193471 gene encoding CBL-interacting protein kinase 8 isoform X2: MVGGGGGGPLRRVGKYEVGRTIGEGTFAKVKFAQNTETGESVAMKVLDRSSILKNKMAEQIKREISIMKLVRHPNVVRLHEVLASRKKIFIILEFITGGELFDKIIRHGRLSEADARRYFQQLIDGVDFCHKKGVYHRDLKPENLLLDSQGNLKISDFGLSAWPAQGSFLLRTTCGTPNYVAPEVLSHKGYNGALADTWSCGVILYVLLAGYLPFDEVDLTTLYGKIESAEYSFPAWFSGGAKSLIRRILDPNPETDDNEDAFEDETGPLTLNAFDLIILSQGLNLAALFDRRQDCDKLQNRFLSRNPAKVILSSMEVVAQSMGFKTHIRNYKMRVEGLNADKTSHLSVMVEVFEVAPSIFMVELQRAAGDTSEYNTFVNNYCGKLDDIIWKFPTEKGKSRIPRLSKSHS, translated from the exons atggtgggcggtggcggcggcgggccGCTGCGGCGGGTGGGCAAGTACGAGGTGGGACGCACCATCGGGGAAGGCACCTTCGCCAAGGTCAAGTTCGCGCAGAACACCGAGACCGGGGAGAGCGTCGCCATGAAGGTGCTCGACCGCTCCTCCATCCTCAAGAACAAGATGGCCGAACAG ATTAAGAGAGAAATATCCATAATGAAGCTTGTCAGGCATCCCAATGTCGTTAGGCTACACGAG GTTTTGGCAAGCCGGAAGAAGATATTTATAATTCTGGAGTTCATCACTGGCGGCGAGCTATTCGATAAAATT ATTCGTCATGGGAGACTCAGTGAAGCAGATGCCCGCAGATACTTTCAGCAGCTTATTGATGGTGTTGATTTTTGTCACAAGAAAGGAGTCTACCATCGAGACTTAAAG CCTGAAAATCTCCTCCTTGATTCCCAAGGCAATCTTAAAATTTCAGACTTTGGACTGAGTGCATGGCCTGCTCAG GGATCTTTCCTTCTACGTACAACCTGTGGGACTCCGAACTATGTTGCCCCAGAG GTTCTCAGTCATAAGGGATATAATGGCGCACTTGCTGATACATGGTCATGTGGAGTAATTTTATATGTATTGTTAGCAGGTTATCTTCCATTTGATGAAGTGGACCTGACTACCCTTTATGGAAAG ATTGAGAGTGCAGAATATTCATTCCCAGCCTGGTTTTCAGGTGGTGCAAAATCACTGATTCGTAGAATTCTTGACCCAAATCCAGAGACA GACGATAATGAGGATGCTTTCGAAGATGAAACAGGTCCTCTAACACTTAATGCATTCGACCTAATCATTCTTTCGCAAGGATTGAATCTTGCAGCGCTCTTTGACCGCAGACAG GACTGTGACAAGCTTCAAAATAGATTCTTATCACGCAATCCAGCAAAGGTTATCTTGTCAAGCATGGAGGTTGTTGCGCAATCAATGGGATTTAAGACACACATTCGCAATTATAAG ATGAGGGTGGAAGGTCTAAATGCCGACAAGACTAGTCATCTCTCAGTTATGGTTGAA GTTTTCGAAGTTGCTCCATCAATCTTCATGGTAGAACTACAAAGAGCAGCAGGAGATACTTCAGAGTATAACACG
- the LOC100193471 gene encoding CBL-interacting protein kinase 8 isoform X1 encodes MVGGGGGGPLRRVGKYEVGRTIGEGTFAKVKFAQNTETGESVAMKVLDRSSILKNKMAEQIKREISIMKLVRHPNVVRLHEVLASRKKIFIILEFITGGELFDKIIRHGRLSEADARRYFQQLIDGVDFCHKKGVYHRDLKPENLLLDSQGNLKISDFGLSAWPAQGSFLLRTTCGTPNYVAPEVLSHKGYNGALADTWSCGVILYVLLAGYLPFDEVDLTTLYGKIESAEYSFPAWFSGGAKSLIRRILDPNPETRIRIEEIRSDEWFQKNYEPIKEIENEEVNLDDVNAAFDDPEDDNEDAFEDETGPLTLNAFDLIILSQGLNLAALFDRRQDCDKLQNRFLSRNPAKVILSSMEVVAQSMGFKTHIRNYKMRVEGLNADKTSHLSVMVEVFEVAPSIFMVELQRAAGDTSEYNTFVNNYCGKLDDIIWKFPTEKGKSRIPRLSKSHS; translated from the exons atggtgggcggtggcggcggcgggccGCTGCGGCGGGTGGGCAAGTACGAGGTGGGACGCACCATCGGGGAAGGCACCTTCGCCAAGGTCAAGTTCGCGCAGAACACCGAGACCGGGGAGAGCGTCGCCATGAAGGTGCTCGACCGCTCCTCCATCCTCAAGAACAAGATGGCCGAACAG ATTAAGAGAGAAATATCCATAATGAAGCTTGTCAGGCATCCCAATGTCGTTAGGCTACACGAG GTTTTGGCAAGCCGGAAGAAGATATTTATAATTCTGGAGTTCATCACTGGCGGCGAGCTATTCGATAAAATT ATTCGTCATGGGAGACTCAGTGAAGCAGATGCCCGCAGATACTTTCAGCAGCTTATTGATGGTGTTGATTTTTGTCACAAGAAAGGAGTCTACCATCGAGACTTAAAG CCTGAAAATCTCCTCCTTGATTCCCAAGGCAATCTTAAAATTTCAGACTTTGGACTGAGTGCATGGCCTGCTCAG GGATCTTTCCTTCTACGTACAACCTGTGGGACTCCGAACTATGTTGCCCCAGAG GTTCTCAGTCATAAGGGATATAATGGCGCACTTGCTGATACATGGTCATGTGGAGTAATTTTATATGTATTGTTAGCAGGTTATCTTCCATTTGATGAAGTGGACCTGACTACCCTTTATGGAAAG ATTGAGAGTGCAGAATATTCATTCCCAGCCTGGTTTTCAGGTGGTGCAAAATCACTGATTCGTAGAATTCTTGACCCAAATCCAGAGACA CGAATCAGGATAGAAGAGATCAGAAGCGATGAATGGTTTCAGAAAAATTATGAACCTATCAAAGAaatagaaaatgaggaagtcaatCTCGATGATGTCAATGCAGCTTTTGATGATCCTGAG GACGATAATGAGGATGCTTTCGAAGATGAAACAGGTCCTCTAACACTTAATGCATTCGACCTAATCATTCTTTCGCAAGGATTGAATCTTGCAGCGCTCTTTGACCGCAGACAG GACTGTGACAAGCTTCAAAATAGATTCTTATCACGCAATCCAGCAAAGGTTATCTTGTCAAGCATGGAGGTTGTTGCGCAATCAATGGGATTTAAGACACACATTCGCAATTATAAG ATGAGGGTGGAAGGTCTAAATGCCGACAAGACTAGTCATCTCTCAGTTATGGTTGAA GTTTTCGAAGTTGCTCCATCAATCTTCATGGTAGAACTACAAAGAGCAGCAGGAGATACTTCAGAGTATAACACG
- the LOC100193471 gene encoding CBL-interacting protein kinase 8, with protein MVGGGGGGPLRRVGKYEVGRTIGEGTFAKVKFAQNTETGESVAMKVLDRSSILKNKMAEQIKREISIMKLVRHPNVVRLHEVLASRKKIFIILEFITGGELFDKIIRHGRLSEADARRYFQQLIDGVDFCHKKGVYHRDLKPENLLLDSQGNLKISDFGLSAWPAQGSFLLRTTCGTPNYVAPEVLSHKGYNGALADTWSCGVILYVLLAGYLPFDEVDLTTLYGKDDNEDAFEDETGPLTLNAFDLIILSQGLNLAALFDRRQDCDKLQNRFLSRNPAKVILSSMEVVAQSMGFKTHIRNYKMRVEGLNADKTSHLSVMVEVFEVAPSIFMVELQRAAGDTSEYNTFVNNYCGKLDDIIWKFPTEKGKSRIPRLSKSHS; from the exons atggtgggcggtggcggcggcgggccGCTGCGGCGGGTGGGCAAGTACGAGGTGGGACGCACCATCGGGGAAGGCACCTTCGCCAAGGTCAAGTTCGCGCAGAACACCGAGACCGGGGAGAGCGTCGCCATGAAGGTGCTCGACCGCTCCTCCATCCTCAAGAACAAGATGGCCGAACAG ATTAAGAGAGAAATATCCATAATGAAGCTTGTCAGGCATCCCAATGTCGTTAGGCTACACGAG GTTTTGGCAAGCCGGAAGAAGATATTTATAATTCTGGAGTTCATCACTGGCGGCGAGCTATTCGATAAAATT ATTCGTCATGGGAGACTCAGTGAAGCAGATGCCCGCAGATACTTTCAGCAGCTTATTGATGGTGTTGATTTTTGTCACAAGAAAGGAGTCTACCATCGAGACTTAAAG CCTGAAAATCTCCTCCTTGATTCCCAAGGCAATCTTAAAATTTCAGACTTTGGACTGAGTGCATGGCCTGCTCAG GGATCTTTCCTTCTACGTACAACCTGTGGGACTCCGAACTATGTTGCCCCAGAG GTTCTCAGTCATAAGGGATATAATGGCGCACTTGCTGATACATGGTCATGTGGAGTAATTTTATATGTATTGTTAGCAGGTTATCTTCCATTTGATGAAGTGGACCTGACTACCCTTTATGGAAAG GACGATAATGAGGATGCTTTCGAAGATGAAACAGGTCCTCTAACACTTAATGCATTCGACCTAATCATTCTTTCGCAAGGATTGAATCTTGCAGCGCTCTTTGACCGCAGACAG GACTGTGACAAGCTTCAAAATAGATTCTTATCACGCAATCCAGCAAAGGTTATCTTGTCAAGCATGGAGGTTGTTGCGCAATCAATGGGATTTAAGACACACATTCGCAATTATAAG ATGAGGGTGGAAGGTCTAAATGCCGACAAGACTAGTCATCTCTCAGTTATGGTTGAA GTTTTCGAAGTTGCTCCATCAATCTTCATGGTAGAACTACAAAGAGCAGCAGGAGATACTTCAGAGTATAACACG
- the LOC100193471 gene encoding CBL-interacting protein kinase 8 isoform X4 encodes MVGGGGGGPLRRVGKYEVGRTIGEGTFAKVKFAQNTETGESVAMKVLDRSSILKNKMAEQIRHGRLSEADARRYFQQLIDGVDFCHKKGVYHRDLKPENLLLDSQGNLKISDFGLSAWPAQGSFLLRTTCGTPNYVAPEVLSHKGYNGALADTWSCGVILYVLLAGYLPFDEVDLTTLYGKIESAEYSFPAWFSGGAKSLIRRILDPNPETDDNEDAFEDETGPLTLNAFDLIILSQGLNLAALFDRRQDCDKLQNRFLSRNPAKVILSSMEVVAQSMGFKTHIRNYKMRVEGLNADKTSHLSVMVEVFEVAPSIFMVELQRAAGDTSEYNTFVNNYCGKLDDIIWKFPTEKGKSRIPRLSKSHS; translated from the exons atggtgggcggtggcggcggcgggccGCTGCGGCGGGTGGGCAAGTACGAGGTGGGACGCACCATCGGGGAAGGCACCTTCGCCAAGGTCAAGTTCGCGCAGAACACCGAGACCGGGGAGAGCGTCGCCATGAAGGTGCTCGACCGCTCCTCCATCCTCAAGAACAAGATGGCCGAACAG ATTCGTCATGGGAGACTCAGTGAAGCAGATGCCCGCAGATACTTTCAGCAGCTTATTGATGGTGTTGATTTTTGTCACAAGAAAGGAGTCTACCATCGAGACTTAAAG CCTGAAAATCTCCTCCTTGATTCCCAAGGCAATCTTAAAATTTCAGACTTTGGACTGAGTGCATGGCCTGCTCAG GGATCTTTCCTTCTACGTACAACCTGTGGGACTCCGAACTATGTTGCCCCAGAG GTTCTCAGTCATAAGGGATATAATGGCGCACTTGCTGATACATGGTCATGTGGAGTAATTTTATATGTATTGTTAGCAGGTTATCTTCCATTTGATGAAGTGGACCTGACTACCCTTTATGGAAAG ATTGAGAGTGCAGAATATTCATTCCCAGCCTGGTTTTCAGGTGGTGCAAAATCACTGATTCGTAGAATTCTTGACCCAAATCCAGAGACA GACGATAATGAGGATGCTTTCGAAGATGAAACAGGTCCTCTAACACTTAATGCATTCGACCTAATCATTCTTTCGCAAGGATTGAATCTTGCAGCGCTCTTTGACCGCAGACAG GACTGTGACAAGCTTCAAAATAGATTCTTATCACGCAATCCAGCAAAGGTTATCTTGTCAAGCATGGAGGTTGTTGCGCAATCAATGGGATTTAAGACACACATTCGCAATTATAAG ATGAGGGTGGAAGGTCTAAATGCCGACAAGACTAGTCATCTCTCAGTTATGGTTGAA GTTTTCGAAGTTGCTCCATCAATCTTCATGGTAGAACTACAAAGAGCAGCAGGAGATACTTCAGAGTATAACACG